A genome region from Streptomyces xanthophaeus includes the following:
- a CDS encoding 5'-nucleotidase, translating to MRYDLSDRLVVGIASSALFDLTDCDAVFRERGEDAYRAYQETHVDELLAKGVAFPFVRRLLSLNDLADRADPLVEVIILSRNDPDTGMRVMRSIEAHHLPISRAVFRQGRPSHPFMPALNMSLFLSADGADVRDAVAAGRPAGHVLRTGRIDDETDPELRIAFDFDGVVASDTSEQVYQSGGIDAFRAYEVGHAGTPHDPGPLRDFLAGINRIQRLEEERRREDSAYRPRLRVALVTARDAPAHERALLSLKKWGLRVNDAFFLGGIDKSAVMKTLDPHIFFDDQVAHLNGTAQGTPSVHIPFGLINSPPAAAD from the coding sequence ATGAGGTACGACCTGTCCGATCGCCTGGTGGTGGGCATCGCCTCCAGCGCCCTGTTCGACCTGACCGACTGCGACGCGGTGTTCCGGGAGCGGGGCGAGGACGCCTACCGGGCCTACCAGGAGACCCATGTCGACGAACTGCTGGCCAAGGGAGTGGCGTTCCCCTTCGTCAGACGCCTGCTGTCGTTGAACGACCTCGCGGATCGGGCCGACCCCTTGGTCGAGGTCATCATCCTCTCCCGCAACGACCCCGACACCGGGATGCGCGTCATGCGTTCGATCGAGGCGCACCACCTGCCGATCAGCCGGGCGGTCTTCCGGCAGGGCCGCCCCTCGCACCCGTTCATGCCGGCGCTCAACATGTCACTGTTCCTGTCGGCCGACGGAGCTGACGTCCGGGACGCGGTCGCGGCCGGGCGGCCTGCGGGACACGTCCTCAGAACGGGGCGGATCGACGACGAGACCGACCCCGAACTCCGCATCGCGTTCGACTTCGACGGAGTGGTGGCGAGCGACACCTCCGAGCAGGTCTATCAGAGCGGCGGTATCGACGCGTTCCGCGCGTACGAGGTCGGCCATGCCGGCACCCCTCACGATCCGGGACCGCTACGGGACTTCCTGGCGGGCATCAACCGCATCCAGCGCCTTGAGGAGGAGCGGCGCCGCGAGGACTCCGCGTACCGGCCCCGCCTCCGTGTGGCGCTGGTCACCGCTCGGGACGCCCCCGCTCATGAACGCGCCCTGCTGAGCCTCAAGAAGTGGGGACTGAGGGTCAACGACGCCTTCTTCCTCGGCGGCATCGACAAGTCCGCGGTCATGAAGACCCTCGACCCGCACATCTTCTTCGACGACCAGGTCGCCCATCTCAACGGCACCGCCCAAGGCACTCCGAGCGTCCACATACCCTTCGGACTGATCAATTCGCCACCTGCCGCGGCGGACTGA
- a CDS encoding TetR/AcrR family transcriptional regulator produces MPRQVDHESRRRLIAEAVCHLADERGLEGVTLRDVAARAQVSMGAVQRCFRTKEEMLVFALGHIGERIGERVRARLVRSPAQSAGTALGHAVTEISLLREEHRAEARVWLAFVAQAAVSEALATTLKANYAALQEAFAHLISEAREDDADRALPLDPRREARTLLALADGLTTHVLIGHLTPQEAYDVLHAHVAGLWE; encoded by the coding sequence ATGCCCAGGCAGGTCGATCACGAGAGCCGACGCCGTCTCATCGCCGAGGCCGTCTGTCATCTCGCCGACGAGCGCGGGCTGGAGGGCGTGACCCTGCGCGACGTCGCCGCCCGCGCGCAGGTGTCGATGGGAGCCGTTCAGCGCTGCTTCCGCACCAAGGAAGAGATGCTCGTGTTCGCTCTCGGGCACATCGGCGAGCGGATCGGTGAGCGCGTACGGGCCCGCCTCGTCCGGAGCCCGGCCCAGTCGGCCGGCACCGCCCTGGGCCACGCGGTCACCGAGATCTCGCTGCTGCGGGAGGAGCACCGCGCCGAGGCCAGGGTCTGGCTCGCCTTCGTCGCGCAGGCGGCGGTCAGTGAGGCACTCGCGACAACGCTGAAGGCGAATTACGCGGCCCTGCAGGAGGCGTTCGCCCACCTCATCTCGGAAGCGCGCGAGGACGACGCCGACCGCGCGCTGCCCCTCGATCCGCGACGCGAGGCCCGCACGCTCCTCGCCCTGGCGGACGGCCTCACCACCCACGTCCTCATCGGCCACCTCACCCCGCAAGAGGCGTACGACGTCCTCCACGCGCACGTGGCCGGCCTCTGGGAGTGA
- a CDS encoding amidase, with product MQDALWKMPAAAQAEAVRTAEVSAVELIDSHLDRIAAINPQVNAVTQLLAERAREAAAQLDRRRAAGETLGPLAGVPFTVKESTAVEGAATTFGTERFRDLVAPADAPPVARLRAAGAIPIGHSNIPTLILAGMHTRSELFGDTVNPWDSSRTPGGSSGGDAVAVATGMAALGLGNDSGGSVRIPAQFCGVAGLKPSTGRFPADHRVLGPDDPGPASQMLVTDGPLARSVGDLRLAYEVLAGTDPRDPRAVPVPAYGEPLPGRVKVAVVADPGGHGVHPTVRGAVATAADALRDAGYDVREVEDVPRLDEALEAYGRIVVTEFAPTWPVVRTLLGKGGDRYVEMMMERTPPASADAFVKLMGTWLNIRRSWAEFLDEYPLLLGPVFTEPPVEPGLESRDRAGRDRVGAGMRLCTVTSFVGVPGVAVPTGTADGLPCGVQIVGRAFREDLCLDAAQAIEDRLGVLTPLDPRPLDPRPCDPRRSVTRP from the coding sequence ATGCAGGACGCCCTGTGGAAAATGCCGGCCGCCGCACAGGCGGAGGCGGTGCGCACCGCGGAGGTTTCGGCCGTCGAGCTGATCGACAGTCACCTCGATCGCATCGCCGCGATCAACCCGCAGGTGAACGCGGTCACCCAGCTCCTGGCGGAGCGCGCTCGCGAGGCCGCGGCGCAGCTGGACCGCCGGCGGGCCGCCGGTGAAACTCTGGGGCCACTGGCGGGCGTGCCCTTCACGGTGAAGGAGAGCACCGCCGTCGAGGGCGCGGCGACCACGTTCGGCACGGAACGCTTCCGCGATCTGGTGGCGCCCGCCGACGCACCGCCGGTGGCCCGGCTGCGCGCGGCCGGGGCGATCCCCATCGGGCACAGCAACATCCCCACCCTGATCCTGGCGGGGATGCACACGCGCAGCGAGCTGTTCGGCGACACGGTCAACCCGTGGGACAGCAGCCGGACTCCGGGCGGCTCCAGCGGGGGCGACGCGGTGGCCGTGGCCACGGGCATGGCGGCGCTCGGACTCGGCAACGACTCCGGCGGGTCGGTGCGCATCCCGGCGCAGTTCTGCGGTGTGGCCGGGCTGAAGCCGTCCACGGGCCGGTTCCCCGCCGACCACCGCGTTCTCGGCCCGGACGACCCCGGCCCTGCGTCGCAGATGCTGGTCACCGACGGCCCGCTGGCACGGAGCGTGGGCGACCTCAGGCTCGCCTACGAGGTACTGGCCGGAACCGATCCGCGAGACCCGCGCGCCGTGCCGGTGCCCGCCTACGGAGAACCGCTCCCCGGACGCGTGAAGGTCGCGGTCGTGGCGGACCCCGGCGGGCACGGCGTCCACCCGACGGTGCGCGGAGCTGTCGCGACGGCGGCCGACGCGCTCCGCGACGCCGGATACGACGTGCGCGAGGTGGAGGACGTGCCGCGGCTGGACGAGGCCCTCGAAGCCTACGGCCGGATCGTCGTGACCGAGTTCGCCCCGACCTGGCCGGTGGTGCGCACGCTGCTCGGCAAGGGCGGTGACCGCTATGTCGAGATGATGATGGAGCGGACCCCGCCCGCGAGCGCGGACGCCTTCGTGAAGCTGATGGGCACCTGGCTGAACATCCGCCGCTCGTGGGCCGAGTTCCTCGACGAGTACCCGCTGTTGCTCGGCCCGGTCTTCACCGAGCCGCCGGTCGAGCCGGGGCTGGAGTCGCGTGACAGGGCGGGCAGGGACCGGGTCGGGGCGGGGATGCGCCTGTGCACCGTGACCAGCTTCGTGGGCGTACCGGGTGTGGCCGTACCGACCGGGACGGCCGACGGGCTCCCCTGCGGAGTCCAGATCGTGGGCCGGGCATTCCGGGAGGACCTGTGCCTGGACGCGGCGCAGGCGATCGAGGACCGGCTCGGAGTGCTCACCCCGCTCGACCCGCGCCCGCTCGACCCGCGCCCGTGCGATCCGCGTCGTTCTGTTACGCGGCCATGA
- a CDS encoding ferritin-like domain-containing protein yields the protein MIKSEYGAWVGEFEAERERRAALGDPDWGKGARLPAEIVRSIQKFQVGEDGDGSALSGKADLAGDPVYSEAVRLFIAEEQNHARMLKLLLAAGGAGTLDGHWSDAAFVRVRRLLGLRVELLVLMIAEVVALGYYQALRDGASDPLTTEVAGRILADEERHVPFHCLRLREGLAGLPRPARRAVTAGWRGLLAGAATLVAVDHGPALRTLGVGRGAFVAQTLRNSAWMARAMSGGPVPAPAAVGAGV from the coding sequence ATGATCAAAAGCGAGTACGGGGCATGGGTGGGCGAGTTCGAGGCCGAGCGGGAGCGCCGAGCGGCCTTGGGCGATCCCGACTGGGGAAAGGGCGCCCGGTTGCCGGCCGAGATCGTCCGCAGCATCCAGAAGTTCCAGGTCGGCGAGGACGGCGACGGCTCCGCGCTCTCCGGCAAGGCCGACCTCGCGGGTGACCCGGTCTACTCCGAGGCGGTCCGGCTCTTCATCGCCGAGGAACAGAACCACGCGCGGATGCTGAAGCTGCTGCTGGCGGCCGGCGGGGCCGGCACCCTCGACGGGCACTGGAGCGACGCGGCCTTCGTCCGGGTCCGGCGGCTCCTCGGACTGCGGGTCGAGCTGCTGGTGTTGATGATCGCCGAGGTGGTGGCCCTGGGGTACTACCAGGCCCTGCGGGACGGCGCCAGCGACCCGCTGACCACCGAGGTCGCGGGCCGGATCCTGGCGGACGAGGAGCGGCACGTACCGTTCCACTGCCTCCGCCTGCGGGAAGGGCTCGCCGGGCTCCCCCGGCCCGCCCGCCGTGCGGTGACGGCCGGGTGGCGCGGACTGCTGGCCGGCGCCGCCACCCTGGTCGCGGTGGATCACGGCCCGGCCTTGCGGACCCTCGGGGTGGGTCGCGGCGCCTTCGTCGCGCAGACCCTGCGCAACTCCGCATGGATGGCCCGCGCGATGTCGGGCGGCCCGGTTCCCGCACCGGCGGCGGTGGGCGCGGGCGTATGA
- a CDS encoding formyltransferase family protein has protein sequence MIFVGEGALLRRAVTHAATRGHPVDLVCSVDPLDAADADAPHLAGVDVNAHAGTLVRACTDGIVWSLNNRQIFREPLLRTDGLRILNIHNGLLPQHRGLPSVAVLFALLHGDTEYGATVHEVDAGIDTGPVLAEHRFPIGPEDRYHQVMLRGIRACQALFEEILPAVTAGTARPARAAAAAEPSAYYGLRALDRLDTYRGHPAYARATDLGPFAAHAPEVVRALSRPPSLSPPRRRPGG, from the coding sequence ATGATCTTCGTAGGAGAGGGAGCCCTGCTCCGCCGCGCCGTCACGCATGCGGCCACCCGCGGTCACCCGGTCGACCTGGTCTGCTCCGTCGACCCGCTGGACGCCGCGGACGCCGACGCGCCCCACCTCGCGGGGGTGGACGTCAACGCCCATGCCGGCACGCTCGTCCGGGCCTGCACCGACGGCATCGTCTGGTCCCTCAACAACCGGCAGATCTTCCGGGAGCCCCTGCTCCGGACTGACGGCCTGCGCATCCTCAACATCCACAACGGCCTGCTGCCGCAGCATCGTGGACTGCCCTCCGTGGCCGTCCTGTTCGCCCTGCTTCACGGCGACACGGAGTACGGGGCCACCGTCCACGAGGTCGACGCCGGCATCGACACCGGTCCGGTCCTGGCCGAACACCGCTTCCCCATCGGGCCCGAGGACCGCTACCACCAGGTCATGCTGCGTGGTATCCGTGCCTGCCAGGCTTTGTTCGAGGAGATTCTCCCGGCCGTCACCGCCGGAACCGCCCGCCCCGCACGCGCCGCGGCAGCGGCGGAACCGTCCGCGTACTACGGCCTGCGCGCCCTGGACCGGCTCGACACCTATCGCGGCCACCCCGCCTATGCCCGCGCCACCGACCTCGGTCCCTTCGCCGCCCACGCGCCCGAGGTAGTCCGGGCGCTGTCCCGCCCGCCCTCGCTCAGCCCTCCCCGGCGGCGTCCAGGCGGGTGA
- a CDS encoding non-ribosomal peptide synthetase: MTSQQVDAGAGAGVGSGTGSGAGTGVRYRRPVSPTERLYLSAGDARGAMALRIVVEGDGVPAPQDLQAALARAAESCPGSRLVHTGAMWSTGGPPPRARYDVPRPGAYTDSAPGTYALPAGPSRRTEPPGCEVLVVPGADGTAATTVVFSVSHAMMDGHGALTWVREVFRALRGEPARPALDADTDAGLLRRLGSTRTRPTPTPPRRSPLGPADGGGRPLRTLWLRRTLPGRHPALTARLAQALTDAAGLDTRVMVPVDLRRHRPGIAATGNLSLPLFLDLRPGEDWTAAHTRLLTDLAGDRELAAGFETALAPLPRPVTAALLRTAQAVASRTDRHLASAVVSHLGRLDLAEFSGSGFTASTAYALPVHAPLVPLSLVAAESGTATEITLGVRGGGPDLAARAARLLDTVLAGLETEGGAGAGPATVVPAHGPVGADTAAMDPAPLPAHPAPAAVPDPEVPELTVVDAFRAQAARTPDAPALDGPEGVVSYAELDRRSDTVAAGLRRRGVGREDLVGLVVDRTAAGVCALWGILKAGAAYVPLDPGHPGVRIKEILQGAGVGLSLTGRHLTEDLAPFVPGTLLAVEDLLDGPAPGPDTESEDAADVRPADLAYVIHTSGSTGRPKGVQIEHGSLMGFVRWMTGVCQVTGRTRFGFASSYAFDISCFPLFLPLLAGGTAVLAPGTPSPAVLRELVAEHRADTLALTPSHLALLGGTGSGGPGSSGPAHGLRTLLLGGEPLTPTAVRSAHAAFGADCRVINAYGPTEATVAVLAHIVDGGESGATVPIGLPGPYAGVDLVTADGESIGSGPGDTGRTGEIVVRGIQVARGYLGPSDGRPSPFTTGPDGVRAYRTGDLGRRLADGAVEFAGRIDEQVKIAGHRVDPAEVVAALEAHPAVHRAVVVPRRRPRSTAAVLCAYVLPHAGDPAAGGGLGGGRAGDLDGDLGGALRTELTRTLPAYLVPAHVLVIDTLPSTVSGKADLDAFPDPFATAPAPEPAPVTVEARVRHHWAEILGVDGALLSADSAFHALGGDSLALVEMLSAVSSDLLTPAQAQRFTGRLDCLVRNLTLEQVCEHLTAAREEVSA; this comes from the coding sequence ATGACCTCCCAACAGGTCGATGCCGGTGCCGGTGCCGGTGTCGGTTCCGGCACCGGTTCCGGTGCCGGCACCGGCGTCCGCTACCGGCGCCCGGTGTCGCCCACCGAACGCCTCTACCTCTCCGCCGGGGACGCCCGCGGGGCCATGGCCCTGCGCATCGTCGTCGAGGGCGACGGCGTACCCGCCCCACAGGACCTCCAGGCAGCCCTGGCACGGGCCGCCGAGTCATGCCCGGGATCGCGGCTCGTGCACACCGGGGCGATGTGGAGCACCGGGGGACCGCCGCCCCGGGCGCGGTACGACGTACCGCGCCCCGGTGCGTACACCGACTCGGCGCCCGGGACGTACGCCTTGCCCGCCGGGCCGTCGCGGCGGACGGAGCCGCCGGGCTGCGAGGTGCTGGTCGTGCCCGGCGCCGACGGTACGGCGGCGACCACCGTCGTCTTCAGCGTCTCGCACGCCATGATGGACGGTCACGGCGCCCTGACCTGGGTACGGGAGGTCTTCCGAGCCCTGCGCGGCGAGCCCGCCCGGCCCGCGCTCGACGCGGACACCGACGCCGGACTGCTGCGCCGGCTCGGCAGCACCAGGACGCGGCCCACGCCGACGCCTCCCCGGCGCTCCCCGCTCGGCCCGGCCGACGGCGGCGGCCGCCCGCTCCGGACGTTGTGGCTGCGCCGCACCCTGCCCGGCCGCCACCCCGCGCTCACCGCCCGCCTCGCCCAGGCCCTGACCGACGCCGCAGGGCTCGACACCCGCGTCATGGTCCCCGTCGACCTGCGCCGCCACCGCCCAGGGATCGCGGCCACGGGCAACCTGAGCCTGCCGCTGTTCCTGGACCTGCGCCCCGGGGAGGACTGGACGGCCGCACACACCCGCCTGCTGACCGACCTCGCCGGGGACCGCGAACTCGCCGCCGGATTCGAAACGGCCCTCGCACCGCTGCCGAGGCCCGTGACCGCCGCTCTGCTGCGCACGGCCCAGGCCGTGGCGTCACGTACCGACCGTCACCTCGCTTCGGCCGTCGTCTCCCACCTCGGCCGCCTGGACCTGGCGGAATTCTCCGGCAGCGGCTTCACGGCGTCCACGGCCTACGCGCTGCCCGTGCACGCCCCGCTGGTCCCGCTCTCCCTGGTCGCCGCCGAGAGCGGCACGGCGACCGAGATCACGCTCGGCGTCCGCGGCGGGGGCCCGGATCTCGCCGCCCGCGCCGCGCGGTTGCTGGACACGGTCCTGGCCGGTCTCGAAACCGAGGGCGGGGCGGGGGCGGGTCCGGCGACCGTGGTACCGGCGCACGGCCCCGTCGGGGCGGACACCGCGGCCATGGACCCCGCACCGCTGCCGGCGCACCCGGCTCCGGCCGCCGTCCCGGATCCGGAGGTTCCCGAACTCACCGTCGTGGACGCCTTCCGCGCCCAGGCCGCCCGCACCCCCGACGCGCCCGCGCTCGACGGGCCCGAGGGCGTGGTCTCGTACGCCGAACTCGACCGGCGCTCCGACACCGTCGCGGCCGGGCTCCGGCGCCGCGGGGTAGGCCGCGAGGACCTGGTGGGACTGGTCGTCGACCGTACGGCCGCCGGCGTGTGCGCCCTGTGGGGCATCCTCAAGGCGGGCGCCGCCTATGTGCCGCTCGACCCCGGCCATCCCGGCGTCCGGATCAAGGAGATCCTCCAGGGGGCCGGCGTCGGCCTCAGCCTGACCGGACGACACCTGACCGAGGACCTCGCCCCCTTCGTACCCGGGACCCTGCTCGCCGTCGAGGACCTCCTCGACGGCCCTGCCCCCGGCCCGGACACGGAATCCGAGGACGCAGCGGACGTACGGCCCGCGGACCTCGCCTACGTCATCCACACCTCCGGTTCCACCGGCCGCCCCAAGGGCGTGCAGATCGAGCACGGAAGCCTCATGGGGTTCGTGCGCTGGATGACCGGCGTCTGCCAGGTCACCGGTCGCACGCGCTTCGGCTTCGCCTCCTCCTACGCTTTCGACATCTCGTGCTTCCCCCTCTTCCTGCCCCTCCTGGCCGGCGGAACGGCCGTCCTCGCCCCCGGCACGCCCTCGCCCGCCGTCCTGCGCGAGCTCGTCGCCGAGCACCGTGCCGACACCCTCGCGCTCACCCCCTCCCACCTCGCCCTTCTCGGCGGCACGGGCAGCGGCGGCCCGGGCAGCAGCGGCCCCGCGCACGGCCTGCGCACCCTGCTGCTGGGCGGCGAGCCCCTCACCCCCACCGCCGTACGGTCCGCGCACGCCGCCTTCGGGGCCGACTGCCGTGTGATCAACGCGTACGGGCCCACCGAGGCGACCGTCGCCGTACTCGCCCACATCGTGGACGGCGGCGAGAGCGGCGCCACGGTCCCGATCGGCCTCCCCGGTCCGTATGCGGGGGTCGACCTCGTCACCGCGGACGGCGAGAGCATCGGCAGCGGACCGGGCGACACCGGTCGCACCGGCGAGATCGTCGTACGCGGGATCCAGGTGGCCCGCGGCTACCTCGGTCCGTCCGACGGCCGTCCCTCACCCTTCACCACCGGACCCGACGGCGTCCGCGCCTATCGCACCGGTGACCTCGGACGCCGACTGGCCGACGGAGCAGTCGAGTTCGCCGGGCGCATCGACGAGCAGGTGAAGATCGCCGGGCACCGAGTCGACCCCGCCGAGGTCGTCGCCGCCCTCGAAGCCCACCCGGCGGTGCACCGCGCCGTCGTCGTGCCCCGCCGCCGCCCGCGCTCCACGGCGGCCGTGCTCTGTGCGTACGTACTGCCGCACGCCGGCGATCCCGCGGCGGGCGGGGGCCTGGGCGGGGGCCGGGCCGGGGACCTCGACGGGGACCTCGGCGGCGCACTGCGGACCGAGCTCACCCGGACTCTCCCGGCGTATCTCGTCCCCGCCCATGTCCTCGTGATCGACACCCTGCCCAGCACGGTCAGCGGCAAGGCCGATCTCGACGCCTTCCCCGACCCCTTCGCAACCGCACCCGCACCCGAACCCGCCCCCGTCACCGTGGAGGCACGTGTCAGGCACCACTGGGCGGAGATCCTCGGCGTGGACGGCGCGCTGCTGTCGGCGGACTCCGCATTCCATGCCCTCGGCGGCGATTCCCTGGCCCTCGTCGAGATGCTCAGCGCCGTCTCCTCGGACCTGCTGACGCCTGCTCAGGCCCAGCGGTTCACCGGCCGTCTCGACTGCCTCGTGCGCAACCTGACGCTGGAGCAGGTCTGCGAGCACCTGACCGCCGCCCGCGAGGAGGTATCCGCATGA
- a CDS encoding NAD-dependent epimerase/dehydratase family protein, producing MADAVKILVTGASGFLGGHLVDGALRQGHQVRALVRPGRDAVRLGSLPGVEVVTGDLTDGDSLGRAAEGCEAVLHSAARVVDHGSRAQFEAANVTGTQRLLAAARSAGARRFVFVSSPSALMRVREGDRLGIDESTPYPERWFNLYCETKAIAEQHVRAADGPEFTTCALRPRGIWGPRDHAGFLPRMVDAMRAGRLPDLSGGKRVLVSLCHVDNAVDACLRAALAPARRVGGKAYFVADREETDLWPFLARVGALFDCPPPAPRIPLALGRGLAAAVETGWHLRRRSAGGGGGGGGGTDAAPPLSRYMMALLTRSATYDTAGARHDLGYAAPRTQEEGLRALRDWVDEVGGVAAWTAGGPAASTGTAAPARHPAPDHTEQGTTKS from the coding sequence GTGGCGGACGCTGTGAAGATCCTGGTCACCGGAGCATCCGGATTCCTGGGCGGACACCTGGTCGACGGCGCGCTGCGCCAGGGCCATCAGGTCCGCGCCCTGGTCCGCCCCGGCAGGGACGCCGTACGACTGGGCTCCCTGCCCGGCGTCGAGGTCGTCACCGGCGACCTCACCGACGGCGATTCGCTCGGGCGGGCGGCGGAAGGCTGCGAGGCGGTCCTGCACAGCGCGGCACGGGTCGTCGACCACGGCAGTCGCGCGCAGTTCGAGGCCGCCAACGTCACCGGCACGCAGCGGCTGCTGGCGGCGGCGCGGTCGGCGGGGGCACGGCGGTTCGTGTTCGTCTCCAGCCCGAGCGCGCTGATGCGGGTACGGGAGGGCGACCGGCTCGGCATCGACGAGAGCACCCCGTACCCGGAGCGGTGGTTCAACCTCTACTGCGAGACGAAGGCGATCGCCGAACAGCACGTACGAGCCGCCGACGGACCGGAGTTCACCACCTGCGCGCTGCGCCCGCGCGGCATCTGGGGGCCGCGCGACCACGCCGGATTCCTGCCGCGCATGGTCGACGCCATGCGCGCGGGCCGGCTGCCCGACCTGTCGGGCGGCAAACGGGTCCTGGTCTCGCTCTGCCACGTCGACAACGCCGTGGACGCCTGCCTGCGGGCCGCACTCGCCCCCGCCCGGCGGGTGGGCGGCAAGGCCTACTTCGTCGCGGACCGTGAGGAGACGGACCTGTGGCCCTTCCTGGCCCGGGTCGGAGCCCTCTTCGACTGTCCCCCGCCCGCCCCGCGCATCCCGCTCGCCCTCGGCCGCGGGCTGGCCGCGGCGGTGGAGACGGGCTGGCACCTGCGCCGCCGGTCCGCGGGCGGGGGAGGCGGCGGGGGAGGCGGTACGGACGCGGCTCCGCCGCTGAGCCGCTACATGATGGCGCTGCTGACCCGCTCGGCGACGTACGACACCGCTGGCGCCCGCCACGACCTCGGCTACGCGGCCCCGCGCACCCAGGAGGAGGGGCTGCGAGCACTGCGGGACTGGGTCGACGAGGTGGGCGGCGTCGCCGCCTGGACCGCCGGCGGCCCGGCCGCTTCCACCGGCACCGCCGCACCGGCCCGCCACCCCGCACCCGACCACACCGAACAAGGGACCACGAAGTCATGA